In the Deltaproteobacteria bacterium genome, CTGCCCTTTATTCCGCCGACCACCGAAGCCGAGGACCGGGACGCCTTCCGTGAAGCGGATCTGTCCAAGCATCTCGACAATCCCAACGCCAATGGCCAGCGCCGGGACGCCAATGGCGACATCAAGGATCTCCTGGAAAAGGACAACCAGCTGCGCCTGGGTCTGAGTCTGGTCAAATCCCTGCCCCACATCAGCCAAATCTCGGTCAAATAACCATGCCAAACAGGGCGGCCCGGCCGCCCTGTTTTCCTTCACGCCCATGCCTGCCAAGAAAAAACGCAAGGGAACCTCGAAAAAGGCGTCCCGCTTTCCCCTGTTCCGAACCCTGGCCCTGCTCGGCGTTGTCCTGCTGACCGGCCTGACCCTGCTTCTTATCCTGCGCCTGCCACAAAAGCCGGCCAATCCGGAACAAGGCGCTCCGCCCCGGTCCGAAGTCAAGCAGGGCGTCGCGGCCCGCCTTCCCGACCACGGCCCGGCAACGGAGCACCCCGCGCCACCCCAAGTCGCCACGCCCCCCCTGGAACAGTCACCCGTCACGCCAGCGCCGGTGCCGCCCCTGGCCTACGAAGCGCCCATCGATGATTTCGAGGCGCGGGTCCGCGACGCGGATTTGGCCATCCTCAAGGCCCTGGACAGCGCGGGACAGAGTGAATCCGTTCTGAGGCATCGCGCCGTGGAAGCCCGAAAATTCCGTGGCCAGGAATTCCATTACCAAAACCTGACCCTCCATCTGCGCCCGGATGTTTTCCCTTTCCTGGCCGCCCTGGAACACAATCTCGAGGACATGGTGCCCGGATCCGATCTTCAGGCCCTGGACGGGAACCCGCGCGACCTGGAAGTTTCGATCCAGGGACAGCCCACGCACCATCTGTTCATCCCACTTCCCAGCACTCCGCCCAAACCGGAACCGGTCGCGACAACGCCGCGCCTGGTCATCATTATCGACGACCTGGGAGAAAGCACCAAAACCGCCCAGCGCCTGGCCAAACTCCCCTTCCCGGTCAGCTTTTCGGTGTTGCCCTTCACCACCAAGGCCAGGGAAGTGGCGGGAATCGCCCGGAACAACGACCTGGAACTACTGCTGCACCTGCCCTGCGAGCCCCTGGGCTATCCCAAGACCAATTCCGGACCCGGCACCTTGCGCGCGGCCATGTCCCCGGCCGAACTGGAACGCGCCCTGGTCGCCAATCTGGCCCGCCTGCCCGAGGTGGATGGCGTCAACAACCACATGGGATCGAAACTGACCCAGGACAAAAAAGCCATGCGCACCGTGCTGGCCCATCTCAAGGGACGTGGAAAATTTTTCGTGGACAGCCTGACCACGCCCAAAAGCTGTGTCGACTCGGTCAGCGCCAGTCTGGGCATGCGCTACCGCCGCCGTCATGTGTTCCTGGACAACACGCCCCAAAAACAGACCATTCTCCTGCAGCTCAAAAAAGCGGAGGCCCTGGCCAGAAAAAGCGGCCTGGCCGTGGCCATAGGCCATCCCTACCCCGCCACGTTGGCCGCCCTGGAGACCTGGGCCGGAAAGCGGGACACGAAAATTGTCATTTGCAAGGCCCGGGATATTTGACAAAGGCCGTTTTTTTGATAACAGCCCAAAATCAAATCGTAGTCTGGCCCACAAGGAGCCCCGCATGGAATCCATTGGCGCGTCATCGTGCATGAACATACTTCACGGCATTTCCAAAGGTCTGTCCCAAAGAACCAGCATCCAGCAAACCCTTGAAGGCCTGTGCGGCCACGTGGAGCGGTATTTCACGCCCACGCATCTGGCGTTTCTCCTGGTGGAACCGAACAGCGGCGACATGACCTTCTCCCTGGTCCGGGGCGCCAAGGAGGAAATGGTCTCCGGTAAAAAACTCCGCAAGGGCAAGGGCATCGCGGGCTGGGTCGTGGAAACCGGCGAGCCATTGCTCATCGAGAACACGGCCACGGATCCTCGCTTCCGCGCCCAGTTTCAAAGCGTCAAAACCCAGGACACGTTTTCCATCATGGCCGTGCCGCTCAAGAGTGGCGAGTTGGTCTATGGCGTGCTGGAACTTTTCGACAGCGCGGACAAGACCCTCTACACCGAAGATCATCTGCACAGTCTTTCGGCCATCGCGGACATCACGGCCGTGGCCATCGAGCGGGCGTATTATTTCCAGGCCATGCGCCGCATGGCCGAAACCGACCAGCTTACCGGCCTGCCCAACCGACGCATCTTCGAACGGTATCTGGAGCGGGAAATAGAAGTCTGCAAACGCTACGGCACGCCCTCCACGGTCATGCTCCCGACCCTCGAAAACCTGCGCGGCCTGAACGAGGAGCACGGGGTAACCACCGCCGACACCATCATCCAAACCCTGGGCACCATCATCTCCGAAGACGTGCGCAAGGTCGATGTGACCTGCCGCATCGGGCCCAACAAGTTCGCGGTGATCATGCCCAACACCGCCCCCCGGCAGGCGTTGGAGGTCCGACAGCGCCTGGCCACCAAAATCGAGCATCAGCGCCTGCTACACAAACTCCCGCCCTTCACCGTGTCCATCGAAGCCCGCACCGGAACCCAGGACGACATCACGCCGTTGCTGGGCATCACCGTGCTGAGCAATGTCGGCACCCAGGGATTTAAAAAATTCCGCAATGTGGCCGCCAATATCTTCCAACTCCTCAATGAAGAAAAACAATCCATGGAACGCCGCCAGTTCTACCGCAAAAGCGTTCAACTGGCGGGAAGTTTCAGCCCTCTCGAAGGCGGCCCTTCCGGTGACATGCTCGTGGACAACATCTCCCTGAACGGAATCGGTTTCACGGCCCTGCTGACTCCCCCGGTGGCCAAAAACGACCTGATCCGGGTCAACTTCCAGCTCGATGACTCCCGCTCCACGGAAATCAACCGCGTCGTCCGGGTCCGGTACATCAAGGACCGCTACGTCGGATGCACCTTCGCGGATCAAAAAAGCTACGACGGCGATCTGGGTTTTTACCTCATGCGTTGAACTTCCCAAAAAACACGCAAAAAAAGGCGGGTCGGCAAACCCGCCTTTTTTTGTTCACGGCGTGAACCGCTGTTCCGTTTTTCGAATTCACGATGTGGGCCGGCAGCCCTCCGCCAGGCAGCTTCGGCCCGAACATGCGCCGGACAACGCGGAATCCATGTCTTTCACAAACCTTTTTGCGCCATCAAATGGGCCAGATCGGCCACCCGGCAGGAATACCCCCATTCATTGTCGTACCAGATCAACACCTTGGCCAGATTACCGGCCTGGACCGTGGTAAAATCCGCCTCGACCACGCCGGAGCGGGGATCGCCGACATAATCCGAAGACACCAGGGGCTCCTCGGAATACCCGAGAATGCCCGCCAACGGTCCCTCGGACGCGGTCTTGAACGCGGCCCTGAGCTCGTCGGCCGTAGCGTCGCGCTCCAGCACGGCCACGAAATCCACCAAGGACACGGCCGGCACGGGCACGCGCACCGAGTAGCCATCGAAACGCCCGGCCATTTCCGGCAACACCTTGGCCACGGCCTTGGCCGCGCCGGTGGAGGTCGGAATCATGTTGCAGGCCGCGGCCCGGGCCCGGCGCAGATCCTTGTGCGGCAGATCCAGAATGCGCTGATCGTTGGTATAGGCGTGGACCGTGGTCAAAACGCCCTTGGCCACGCCAAAGGCCTCGTGCATGACCTTGACCGCCGGGGCCAGGCAGTTGGTGGTGCACGAGGCGTTGGACACGACATGGTGTTTGGCCGGATCGTACTGTCCCTCGTTCACGCCGATGACCACGGTCAGATCCTCTTCCTTGGCCGGCGCGGTGATAATGACCTTCCTGGCCCCGGCCTCCAGATGCTGGGCCGCCGTGGGACCGGTGCGGAAGATGCCCGTGGACTCGATGACGATATCCACGCCGAGGGAACGCCACGGGATAAGCTTGGGATCACGCTGGGCAAAACTCTTGATGGTCCATTGGCCGCCAACACGAATGGTGTCGGCGTCCGATTCGACGATCTCGCCAAAGCGGCCATAGGAGGTATCGTGACGCAGCAGATGGGCGTTGGTCGCGGTGTCAAAAAGGTCATTGATGGCCACGACTTCCAAGGTGTCGGCATGGCGCTGCCAAATGGTTTTCAGCACCTGACGGCCGATACGCCCAAAACCATTGATTCCTATACGTATTTTTCCCATATATAGCTCCCTAGTCTTCAAAAACCTGATAATCGTAGGCGTTGATCAACTCCATCTGACGCTTCAAGGTCTGATGCATGCGGGCGTTTTCGATGGCAATGGCCGAAATGTTGGCGATGGCTTGCAAAAAGCGGATATCGTCCTCGCCAAATTCCCGCCGCTCTCCGGTATAGACCCGCATCACGCCAATGGGCCGGGCCCCTTCGGCGAACATGGGGGACACCAAAACCGAGACCAGCCCCTCCTGGGCCGCCTCGGCCCGGTACTGAAAACGCAAATCCGTGCCGGCGTCCAAAATCTGGACCACCTTTCCGGAAAACGCTTCCTGGTCCAGGCCGCTCTTGGCCAGTTCGACCTCGCCTTTATGGGCGTAGCGTTCGCTCAAACCGTAATAGGCGGCCGGCTTCAAAACCTTGCCGGAGCGATCCAGCAGGCGGATGAAGCATCCCTTGACGCCCATGGCCCGCGTGACCTGTTCCGCGATGCGACTCAGGACCTCGCTTGGGTCCAGGCTCGAGTTCACGGTCCGACTGACTTCATAAATAATCTCATAGAGACGTTTTTGACTCATGGTGTCCTCCGTTCATGTGCAAAACTTCCCAAAAACATATACTAGGCGTCAACGAGACACCACCCTCTTTTCACGGGCGCCGTGGCCAGAACAATTTGAACAACCAACCAGCGCACCATTTCCGCGCGTCCCTTGAACTTTCCCTGTCCAAAGGATACGAGGCCCAAAAATTCATGCAAGGAGATTTTATGGAACGCACCTTTTCCATCATCAAACCCGACGCCGTGGAGCGCAACCTCCAAGGCGAAATCATGGCCATGATCCAGGCAGCCGGCCTGCGCATCGTGGGCATGAAAATGCTCCACCTAACCAAAACCCAGGCCGAGGGATTTTACGCCGTGCACCGCGAGCGCCCCTTCTTCGCCAGCCTGACCGACTACATGTGTTCCGGCCCATGCGTGGTCATGTGCCTGGAAGGCGAAAACGCCATCCAGAAATACCGCGATCTCATGGGCGCCACGAACAAGGACAACGCCGCCGAAGGCACCATCCGCAAAAAGTACGCCCTGGACATCGAGAAAAACTCCTGCCACGGTTCGGACGGCCCGGATACCGCGGCCACGGAAATCGCCTACTTCTTCAACGCCTTGGAACTGGTGGGATAAATGAAACGTTTCGGGTTCATCGGACTTGGGAACATGGGCGGGGCCATCGCCAAGGGGCTGGCCCAAGGTCGGGCCTTCGAGCTCGTCGGCTTTGATCCGAGCGAGGCCATGCGGGCCAGACAGACGGACATCATGACCATTCTGCCCTCGGGGCGGGATGTGGCCGCGCAGGCGGATTTTCTGCTCCTGGCCGTCAAACCCCAGGTCACGCGCCACGTCCTGACCGACCTGGCCCAGGTCCTCAAGCCCGGAACCTGTCTCATTTCCATCGCCGCCGGCGTGACCCTGGACAGACTCATCAAATGGTCGGGCAGGGCATGCCCCGTGGTCCGGGTCATGCCCAACACCCCGGCCATGATCGGCAAGGGGGTCTACGCCCTGTGCTTCGACCACGACCTGCTGACCAACGAAATCAAACACGCCGTGACCGAGGTCTTCGATGCCATCGGCCAGGCCCATGTCCTGCCGGAAAAACTCTTCGACGCCTACACCGGTCTCATTGGCTCGGGCCCGGCCTACGTCTTTGCCTTCATGGAAGCCCTCATCGACGCCGGCCTGACCCTGGGTCTGACCCGGGCCCAGGCCACGGCCATGGTCAAGGGGCTGATGGCCGGAACGGCGCTCATGGCCGAGGAGGCAACCGCCCACCCGACGCTTCTGAAGGAAATGGTCATGTCGCCTGGCGGCACGACCATCGCGGGGCTGAACGCCCTGGACGAACACCGTTTCAAATTCGCCATCACCCAGGCCGTGGTCGCGGCCACGCGACGCAGCCGGGAGTTGGGAGACTAGGGGGCGGCTTCGGCCGCCTTTTTCATGTCATGCCAGGCTTCCACGCCCCCCGCCTGATCGGGCGCCCGGTCGTTCCCGCCGACGCCCCCGACATCCTGGCCATATACCGGGAAAACGAACCCCTCTTGCTCCTGTTGGATCATGACCAGCACCCGGACCACATGGCCGCGAGGTTCGTGGGGCAGGCCAACCTCCCCAAAGGCGGCGAGGCCCGGCACCTGTCCAATCTGGTCCTGACCGCCACGGCCGGGCCATGCGTCGGGCTGCTCAGCGTTTACCACGGTTATCCAGACCCGGACGTGGCCTACATCGGCGAACTGTTCCTCCGACCCGCCCACCAGGGGCAAGGCCTGGGGCGTGAAGCCTACCTCTCCGTGGAAGCCCGACTCCGCGCCCAGGGCATGCGCGCTGCCCGGGTCGGCATTGGCCTGCGCAACTGGAACGCCCTGCGCTTTTGGATTCGCCTCGGTTTTTTGCGGGTCACCGGCATGAGTGGGGCTCGCGCCTTTGCCCCGAACGCCTTCGCCTTTCTGGAATTGCAAAAAAAACTCTGACCCGAGGGATCACTCCGCCCCCGGCCCCAAAAGAGCCCGGACGCGCTCCAGAATCCGCATGCTGTCGCATGGCTTGCGCAGCACGTCTTGCTCCGTCATGCCGATTTTTCCGAGATTGTTCGATAACGTGTATTCCACGGAACCCGTGTGCAAAACATGGCGTGGACAACGCCCGAGTTCGCGCGCCGTGAGAATGAACTCCTCCCCGCTCATGCCCGGCAGACGCAAGTCCACGATACACAGATCGGCCGGCTCGGATTCCAGCTCCCGCAACGCCTCCTCGGCCGAGTGGACAGCACGGAGATGAAATTCACCATGGTCTTCCAGCAGACAAATCAACGCCTTGCGGATGTATTCCTCGTCATCGACGATCATGATCCGAGCGGGCATCCTCCCTCCTTGCGGATCGAGCCGCCACGACGGGCAATT is a window encoding:
- the gap gene encoding type I glyceraldehyde-3-phosphate dehydrogenase; its protein translation is MGKIRIGINGFGRIGRQVLKTIWQRHADTLEVVAINDLFDTATNAHLLRHDTSYGRFGEIVESDADTIRVGGQWTIKSFAQRDPKLIPWRSLGVDIVIESTGIFRTGPTAAQHLEAGARKVIITAPAKEEDLTVVIGVNEGQYDPAKHHVVSNASCTTNCLAPAVKVMHEAFGVAKGVLTTVHAYTNDQRILDLPHKDLRRARAAACNMIPTSTGAAKAVAKVLPEMAGRFDGYSVRVPVPAVSLVDFVAVLERDATADELRAAFKTASEGPLAGILGYSEEPLVSSDYVGDPRSGVVEADFTTVQAGNLAKVLIWYDNEWGYSCRVADLAHLMAQKGL
- a CDS encoding diguanylate cyclase, yielding MESIGASSCMNILHGISKGLSQRTSIQQTLEGLCGHVERYFTPTHLAFLLVEPNSGDMTFSLVRGAKEEMVSGKKLRKGKGIAGWVVETGEPLLIENTATDPRFRAQFQSVKTQDTFSIMAVPLKSGELVYGVLELFDSADKTLYTEDHLHSLSAIADITAVAIERAYYFQAMRRMAETDQLTGLPNRRIFERYLEREIEVCKRYGTPSTVMLPTLENLRGLNEEHGVTTADTIIQTLGTIISEDVRKVDVTCRIGPNKFAVIMPNTAPRQALEVRQRLATKIEHQRLLHKLPPFTVSIEARTGTQDDITPLLGITVLSNVGTQGFKKFRNVAANIFQLLNEEKQSMERRQFYRKSVQLAGSFSPLEGGPSGDMLVDNISLNGIGFTALLTPPVAKNDLIRVNFQLDDSRSTEINRVVRVRYIKDRYVGCTFADQKSYDGDLGFYLMR
- a CDS encoding nucleoside-diphosphate kinase, which translates into the protein MERTFSIIKPDAVERNLQGEIMAMIQAAGLRIVGMKMLHLTKTQAEGFYAVHRERPFFASLTDYMCSGPCVVMCLEGENAIQKYRDLMGATNKDNAAEGTIRKKYALDIEKNSCHGSDGPDTAATEIAYFFNALELVG
- the proC gene encoding pyrroline-5-carboxylate reductase; translated protein: MKRFGFIGLGNMGGAIAKGLAQGRAFELVGFDPSEAMRARQTDIMTILPSGRDVAAQADFLLLAVKPQVTRHVLTDLAQVLKPGTCLISIAAGVTLDRLIKWSGRACPVVRVMPNTPAMIGKGVYALCFDHDLLTNEIKHAVTEVFDAIGQAHVLPEKLFDAYTGLIGSGPAYVFAFMEALIDAGLTLGLTRAQATAMVKGLMAGTALMAEEATAHPTLLKEMVMSPGGTTIAGLNALDEHRFKFAITQAVVAATRRSRELGD
- a CDS encoding GAF domain-containing protein; translation: MSQKRLYEIIYEVSRTVNSSLDPSEVLSRIAEQVTRAMGVKGCFIRLLDRSGKVLKPAAYYGLSERYAHKGEVELAKSGLDQEAFSGKVVQILDAGTDLRFQYRAEAAQEGLVSVLVSPMFAEGARPIGVMRVYTGERREFGEDDIRFLQAIANISAIAIENARMHQTLKRQMELINAYDYQVFED
- a CDS encoding GNAT family N-acetyltransferase; amino-acid sequence: MPGFHAPRLIGRPVVPADAPDILAIYRENEPLLLLLDHDQHPDHMAARFVGQANLPKGGEARHLSNLVLTATAGPCVGLLSVYHGYPDPDVAYIGELFLRPAHQGQGLGREAYLSVEARLRAQGMRAARVGIGLRNWNALRFWIRLGFLRVTGMSGARAFAPNAFAFLELQKKL
- a CDS encoding response regulator, whose translation is MPARIMIVDDEEYIRKALICLLEDHGEFHLRAVHSAEEALRELESEPADLCIVDLRLPGMSGEEFILTARELGRCPRHVLHTGSVEYTLSNNLGKIGMTEQDVLRKPCDSMRILERVRALLGPGAE